In Mercurialis annua linkage group LG5, ddMerAnnu1.2, whole genome shotgun sequence, a single genomic region encodes these proteins:
- the LOC126682469 gene encoding galactoside 2-alpha-L-fucosyltransferase-like, whose protein sequence is MEMFQINRENWGFDYKKFTTVIFIVLPVSIMASMLYWNLPFDQSRVFEATSNNSIVPTSSPESQILQNQTLDSRTEAVSHSKNASPGSDRNPDGEMLNTTTYPGIGNVSCSRNCSSQLTNDKLIDEVIIPSGFDEKACLSRYESVMYRKNSPHKPSAYLLSKLRNYEKLHKTCGPDTKSYNRTLKRLNQNRTSKRSLKCNYIIWIPANGLGNRIVSMASTFLYALLTNRVLLVDHGTDMADLFCEPFPDTSWLLPNHFPVRNHGHIRYSRSFGSINTSTDSPPSHLYLNLDHSNYDLDKKLFYCDKTEPFLRKINWLFLLSDQYFAPYFFMSKSYKEEVSKLFPEKETIFYHLGHYLFNPSNQAWGLITRFYDAYLAKADQRLGIQVRVFNPKTTPLQTVLDQVLACTLKEKLLPKVLKTQKPEAHTQYRNKKSKAILVTSLYSSFYGNLSDMYWTKATETDEIIGVYQPSHEGYQHFSDNMHNMKAWAEIYLLSLSDVLVTSGWSTFGYVAQGLGGLKPWILFKIDGDKLPNPPCTRDLSMEPCFHVPPTYNCQEEGKVFDASIVFSSFKHCLDLSWGIKLVSNHD, encoded by the exons ATGGAGATGTTTCAGATCAACAGGGAAAACTGGGGTTTCGATTACAAGAAATTCACAACTGTGATTTTCATAGTTCTTCCTGTATCCATTATGGCTTCGATGTTGTATTGGAACTTACCTTTTGATCAAAGCCGCGTCTTTGAAG CTACAAGTAATAATTCCATTGTTCCTACAAGCAGTCCTGAAAGTCAGATTCTTCAGAATCAAACTCTTGATTCCAGAACTGAGGCTGTTTCACATTCAAAAAACGCTTCACCAGGATCTGACAGAAATCCTGATGGTGAAATGCTAAATACAACTACATATCCTGGAATTGGAAATGTGTCATGTTCAAGAAATTGTTCTTCTCAGCTTACAAATGACAAATTGATTGATGAAGTAATAATACCTTCAGGATTCGACGAAAAAGCCTGTTTAAGCAGATATGAATCAGTCATGTATCGGAAAAATTCACCCCACAAACCCTCAGCTTATCTCCTGTCGAAACTACGAAACTACGAAAAACTTCATAAAACCTGTGGACCTGACACAAAATCCTACAACAGAACACTAAAAAGACTTAATCAGAATCGAACAAGCAAACGCAGCCTGAAGTGTAATTACATCATCTGGATACCGGCAAACGGATTGGGAAACAGAATAGTAAGCATGGCTTCGACTTTCCTTTACGCTCTCTTAACAAACCGGGTTCTTCTCGTTGATCACGGAACGGACATGGCTGATCTTTTCTGCGAGCCATTTCCTGACACATCATGGTTATTGCCTAACCACTTTCCTGTCAGGAATCACGGACACATAAGGTATAGTCGTAGTTTCGGAAGCATCAATACGTCAACAGATTCGCCTCCATCGCATCTATATCTGAATCTAGATCACAGTAATTATGATCTCGACAAGAAGCTATTCTACTGCGATAAAACCGAACCTTTCCTCAGGAAAATCAACTGGTTATTTCTGTTATCAGACCAATATTTCGCACCGTATTTCTTCATGTCAAAATCTTACAAGGAAGAGGTAAGTAAATTATTTCCTGAAAAGGAAACTATTTTTTATCACTTGGGGCATTATCTTTTCAATCCATCAAATCAAGCATGGGGTTTAATAACAAGATTCTATGATGCATACCTAGCCAAGGCAGATCAAAGACTTGGAATCCAAGTAAGAGTATTCAACCCTAAAACTACTCCTCTTCAGACAGTTTTAGATCAAGTATTAGCTTGTACATTAAAGGAAAAACTACTACCAAAAGTACTGAAAACCCAAAAACCTGAAGCTCACACCCAATAcagaaacaaaaaatcaaaggCTATTTTAGTAACATCATTATATTCATCATTTTATGGAAATTTAAGTGATATGTATTGGACAAAAGCAACAGAAACAGATGAAATAATTGGAGTATACCAACCAAGTCATGAAGGGTACCAACATTTTAGTGATAATATGCATAATATGAAGGCATGGGCTGAAATTTATCTTTTAAGTTTAAGTGATGTTTTAGTTACAAGTGGTTGGTCTacatttggatatgttgctCAAGGTTTAGGAGGTTTGAAGCCATGGATTTTGTTTAAGATAGATGGTGATAAATTACCAAATCCTCCTTGTACAAGAGATTTGTCTATGGAGCCTTGTTTTCATGTTCCCCCAACTTATAATTGTCAAGAAGAGGGGAAAGTTTTTGATGCTTCTattgttttttcttcttttaaacaTTGTTTAGATCTTAGTTGGGGAATCAAGCTGGTTTCTAATCATGATTAA
- the LOC126682100 gene encoding uncharacterized protein LOC126682100 — protein MSPALKSKSKSKDKAPEMASKEQQKTSSKSSGSSNNASGTPASAYNPISGTFHTLEIPSGASSPPFHDNGRFRNIDDTDEHSNSPHGTVSEYDSVSNNGSCSGESEDLKEKISNSSRQETLSGLDNEKREKIRLKNEKKHQRQRERRAQELHDRCIELLMSRKLESLSQQLVAMGFSNEQATLALVMNEGKLEQSVNWLFEGNEEEARNKDTKPGSSNNLKIDISDELSRISAMEVGYKCSKQEVERAVIACKGDLVMAEESLHEQKQDTPVTLPNPEENVNGYTMKRTQEKPGTPASITIQQRRNERDFNFTKSAIPVTTAGLEPGTRNLQSLNQPKPLAEKRWIAGLSSSVASVAMPSSMEVTAPLSKLEARPGVSGNNVKSHQQIPREPVVMMQRPQSINSKQNQVPSITASPAVTAGWYSNNIPGIENTRSNGKLLPNQSIGALGFVNQYPEQFYHPASFKESPYPLNGPVDSTSSVGLGGSWSTMGNTYPRAVPYEPHSSYGSMNTSSPSLAAPSSLGLFTGVRSAGTFGTSSHVDWNTGGSTQVDYTSIDWSLDSNVAAGKPNGLWLGISSMLRNTPGARMNSMNNSRMSGFRNGGAGKETASSAGLHEWTSPFAENDIFSLPRQFVNSPLP, from the coding sequence ATGTCTCCAGCATTGAAATCCAAGAGTAAGTCAAAAGATAAAGCCCCTGAAATGGCTTCCAAGGAACAGCAGAAGACATCTTCTAAGTCTTCTGGGTCTTCCAACAATGCAAGTGGTACTCCAGCGAGTGCTTACAATCCCATATCTGGGACATTTCATACTCTAGAGATACCATCTGGAGCTTCTTCTCCACCTTTTCATGACAATGGTCGTTTTAGAAATATAGATGACACTGATGAGCATTCTAATAGTCCACATGGAACTGTTTCTGAGTATGATTCAGTTTCAAATAATGGCAGTTGCTCTGGTGAATCGGAAGATTTAAAAGAGAAGATATCCAATTCTTCTCGGCAGGAAACTTTATCCGGATTAGACAATGAGAAGAGAGAAAAGATTCGGTTAAAGAATGAGAAGAAGCATCAGCGTCAGAGAGAGAGGCGGGCTCAAGAGTTGCATGACCGTTGCATAGAATTGCTGATGTCCAGGAAACTAGAATCTCTCTCGCAGCAGCTTGTCGCAATGGGATTTTCTAATGAGCAGGCAACTTTGGCCCTTGTTATGAATGAGGGAAAGCTAGAGCAATCAGTAAATTGGCTCTTTGAAGGGAATGAAGAGGAAGCTCGTAACAAGGATACTAAACCTGGAAGtagtaataatttaaaaatagatattaGTGATGAGCTTTCTCGGATCTCGGCAATGGAGGTGGGTTACAAATGCTCAAAGCAGGAGGTGGAAAGAGCTGTTATTGCCTGTAAAGGTGATCTTGTTATGGCAGAAGAGAGCTTACATGAACAAAAGCAGGACACACCAGTCACTCTTCCAAATCCCGAGGAGAATGTTAATGGCTATACTATGAAGAGAACACAAGAAAAGCCTGGGACACCAGCTTCAATTACAATACAACAGAGAAGAAATGAACGGGATTTTAACTTTACCAAATCAGCAATTCCAGTGACTACAGCTGGTTTAGAACCTGGGACTCGTAATCTGCAATCTTTGAATCAGCCTAAGCCTCTTGCGGAAAAGAGGTGGATAGCAGGATTAAGCTCTTCCGTTGCATCAGTAGCTATGCCATCATCTATGGAAGTGACAGCCCCCTTATCAAAATTGGAAGCCCGGCCTGGTGTTTCTGGAAATAATGTGAAAAGTCATCAGCAAATACCGAGGGAACCAGTAGTGATGATGCAGCGTCCGCAATCTATTAATTCCAAGCAAAACCAAGTCCCTAGCATTACTGCCTCTCCTGCTGTAACAGCTGGATGGTACTCAAATAATATACCAGGAATTGAAAATACAAGGTCTAACGGGAAGTTACTTCCGAATCAGAGCATCGGCGCCCTTGGCTTTGTAAATCAGTATCCTGAGCAATTCTACCATCCGGCATCGTTTAAAGAAAGCCCGTATCCTTTAAATGGCCCAGTGGATTCTACATCATCGGTAGGGTTAGGAGGTTCTTGGAGCACAATGGGTAATACTTACCCTCGTGCAGTTCCATATGAGCCTCACAGTTCATATGGCTCAATGAATACATCTTCGCCTTCACTAGCAGCTCCCTCCTCGCTTGGCCTGTTTACTGGTGTGAGGTCGGCAGGAACTTTCGGTACATCATCACATGTGGACTGGAATACCGGAGGCTCGACGCAGGTGGACTACACCTCTATAGATTGGAGTTTGGATTCAAATGTAGCGGCTGGCAAGCCTAACGGGTTGTGGCTAGGTATTTCTTCGATGTTGAGGAATACACCCGGGGCAAGGATGAACAGTATGAATAATTCCCGCATGTCAGGGTTCCGGAATGGTGGGGCAGGTAAAGAAACGGCTTCTTCTGCTGGATTACATGAGTGGACATCTCCTTTTGCGGAGAACGATATATTTAGTTTGCCTAGGCAGTTTGTGAATTCTCCACTTCCTTAG